One stretch of Caldalkalibacillus salinus DNA includes these proteins:
- a CDS encoding DUF2264 domain-containing protein: MTKTTERLHTNPLQTREQVQMALEQICLPTKPYFNRSKTTLQLGATGAGHPDAIAGMEGFARLLWGIIPYQAGGKMYQDWDDIIQGVRNGTHPEHEAYWGDITDYDQRIVEMAAFGLALALIPDQIWEPLSEEERRHFISWLDQINAYHSYDCNWLFFRVLVNLGFKQVGGPYNEEKVAQSLDRIDAFYVGDGWYSDGVNAHCDYYTSFAIHFYSLIYAKLMEGDDPERVALYKQRAGLFAQDFIYWFAKDGSALPYGRSLTYRFAQAGFWSALAYAEIHPFSYGVMKGIILNHLRWWFKQPIFNPNGTLSIGYAYPNLVMAENYNAPGSPYWGLKVFLILALPADHPFWQAAEEPLPPLHNRSVQRPPHFILCRQDDQNHVLAFNAGYPFTNAHTHTSAKYEKFVYSNVFGFSVPRAEWGLEQGAFDSMLALSERDHLYRVKRQSETYTIEDQVIYTKWRPWRDVTVHTWLIVGTPWHVRVHKIQTHRELDAADGGFALGKARGHPSPEITEHIRNETELLVSSENGCSGVTLLYGKGHTTLIHPHANTNLIHPRTVIPTVQSILPVGTHWLVTAFFADPCPHVEWKAWDKTPRVNHINGGISILSREGDALFTREISEP; this comes from the coding sequence GTGACGAAAACCACTGAACGGCTTCATACCAATCCTCTGCAGACGAGAGAGCAAGTTCAGATGGCCTTAGAACAAATATGCCTGCCGACGAAACCATACTTCAATAGGAGTAAAACAACCCTGCAATTAGGAGCAACAGGTGCCGGACACCCCGACGCCATAGCAGGGATGGAAGGTTTTGCTCGTTTACTGTGGGGCATCATTCCCTACCAGGCCGGAGGGAAAATGTATCAGGATTGGGACGATATCATACAAGGGGTTCGAAATGGAACCCATCCAGAGCACGAAGCCTACTGGGGAGACATCACAGACTACGATCAACGTATCGTCGAAATGGCCGCATTCGGTCTTGCTCTGGCCCTTATACCCGACCAAATCTGGGAGCCATTAAGCGAAGAGGAAAGACGGCATTTCATCTCATGGTTAGATCAGATTAACGCTTATCACAGCTATGATTGTAACTGGTTGTTCTTCCGTGTGTTAGTCAATCTTGGGTTCAAGCAAGTCGGTGGCCCCTATAACGAAGAAAAGGTGGCCCAAAGCTTAGATCGGATCGATGCGTTTTATGTGGGGGATGGCTGGTATTCAGATGGCGTCAATGCGCATTGCGATTACTACACGTCGTTTGCCATTCATTTTTACAGTTTAATCTACGCCAAATTAATGGAAGGTGATGACCCTGAACGTGTTGCGCTTTATAAACAGCGGGCGGGGTTATTCGCTCAAGATTTTATCTATTGGTTTGCCAAAGACGGTTCTGCCCTCCCCTATGGGCGGAGTCTGACATATAGGTTTGCACAGGCTGGATTTTGGAGTGCCCTGGCTTATGCTGAGATACACCCCTTTTCCTACGGTGTCATGAAGGGTATCATTCTCAATCATTTGCGCTGGTGGTTCAAGCAGCCCATATTCAACCCTAACGGGACCCTGAGTATTGGTTATGCCTACCCTAACCTGGTTATGGCTGAGAACTACAATGCACCAGGCTCGCCCTATTGGGGGTTAAAAGTATTCTTAATCCTAGCTCTCCCAGCTGATCACCCGTTTTGGCAAGCGGCAGAAGAACCCTTACCTCCATTACACAACCGATCCGTTCAACGACCGCCACATTTTATTCTTTGTAGGCAAGACGATCAGAACCATGTCCTTGCCTTTAATGCCGGGTATCCCTTCACGAATGCTCACACTCACACATCAGCAAAGTATGAAAAGTTTGTTTATTCTAATGTATTCGGTTTTAGTGTGCCACGGGCTGAATGGGGACTAGAGCAAGGTGCCTTTGATTCAATGCTGGCCCTGAGTGAAAGAGATCATCTGTACAGAGTCAAAAGACAAAGTGAAACATACACCATCGAAGACCAAGTCATTTATACAAAGTGGCGACCATGGCGGGATGTGACCGTACATACCTGGCTCATTGTCGGAACGCCGTGGCATGTAAGGGTTCATAAAATTCAAACTCATAGAGAGCTAGATGCAGCCGATGGTGGTTTTGCACTAGGTAAAGCACGTGGACACCCCAGTCCTGAGATTACTGAGCACATCCGCAATGAAACAGAGCTTCTCGTCAGTAGTGAGAATGGGTGTAGTGGCGTGACATTGCTATACGGTAAAGGCCATACAACACTCATCCATCCGCACGCCAATACGAATCTGATTCACCCGCGTACAGTCATCCCCACGGTACAATCGATTTTGCCTGTTGGCACCCACTGGCTTGTCACGGCCTTTTTTGCTGACCCCTGCCCGCATGTGGAGTGGAAAGCATGGGATAAAACCCCTAGAGTGAACCACATAAATGGCGGCATAAGCATCTTGTCGAGAGAAGGTGACGCTCTCTTTACCCGGGAAATAAGTGAGCCGTAG
- a CDS encoding glycoside hydrolase: MLHFSRHKGVLMTVCSLLMFSLLTAAWPTQAADDEVVKVYPGIQYQTHEGFGTSLAWFGHAVGGFSELNRTAIADLLFDPDEGLGLNIVRYNIGGGDHPDQDWLRPGADVPGFQPVEGEWDWTADSHQRWMMQAAKERAGEHFIAEAFSNSPPYWMTYTGTSSGNGREDNLRPEYAEAFAEYLTEVVKHYDEHWDVTFRTLNPFNEPSHYWQERGRQEGAHFDVATQEQIIALVHDALKEKGLSTDISVMDGKSIWDTIWQWRDYSATTQSYVSQINGHGYYGSVNDQQNLHRIAKSEGKRLWMSEADGGGGTDPFGRYRFAPDDMEPALNLSNMISTHLKEMQPAAWIFWQAVENYPENIRGDHTWGLIHANFEEEGSQGLAEEEWRTNKKYYAFAQYSKFIRPGYQQIGIDGSDAVAFIDWQDERLVIVQTNEGTSSVEKTFDLSDFNDVGEKVQVYRTSETEDLVQLDDMIIANEKLTTILPRESITTFVIDGMHYTHQKKQNVALNKPVTATSEQSGNEVEHMVDGQWDTRWSAQGYPQSAVIDLEQSYTIDKAELAPYQNRAYQYRIEASTDGEHYTTIVDRTSNTTGGLLLTDGFSPVDARYIKLTVTGAHRYTGDWVSIRDLRLYESQPTQPTMSELHNQFKQYKASENVTGPLVRQLENKLDQAQRHLNKGHKDQALKHLNDFLKHLSNEALRKHITEEARLNLHSQAQALIDSRLED, translated from the coding sequence ATGCTTCATTTTTCCCGACACAAAGGCGTATTGATGACAGTGTGTAGCTTGTTGATGTTTTCTCTATTGACAGCGGCTTGGCCCACGCAGGCGGCCGATGATGAGGTCGTTAAGGTTTATCCCGGCATCCAGTATCAGACACATGAAGGGTTCGGGACCTCTCTCGCTTGGTTTGGGCATGCTGTGGGAGGCTTTTCCGAACTGAACAGAACGGCGATTGCTGATTTACTCTTTGATCCAGATGAAGGATTAGGGCTGAATATCGTCAGGTACAATATTGGCGGTGGTGATCACCCGGACCAAGACTGGTTAAGGCCAGGTGCTGATGTACCAGGGTTTCAACCGGTTGAAGGAGAGTGGGATTGGACAGCCGATTCCCATCAGCGCTGGATGATGCAAGCAGCAAAGGAAAGAGCGGGTGAGCATTTTATCGCTGAAGCTTTTTCCAATTCACCACCGTATTGGATGACCTACACCGGGACTTCTTCAGGTAACGGTAGAGAAGACAATTTGCGACCTGAATATGCCGAAGCCTTCGCGGAGTATCTTACAGAAGTGGTGAAGCATTATGATGAGCACTGGGATGTGACATTCAGAACATTGAATCCGTTCAATGAACCGAGCCATTACTGGCAGGAAAGGGGCCGCCAAGAAGGCGCTCATTTTGATGTTGCTACTCAAGAACAGATTATTGCTCTGGTTCATGACGCTCTAAAAGAAAAAGGGTTGTCCACTGACATTAGTGTTATGGATGGTAAGTCTATCTGGGACACCATATGGCAATGGCGAGATTACAGTGCCACAACTCAATCATATGTGAGTCAGATTAATGGGCACGGTTACTATGGTAGTGTGAATGACCAACAAAATTTGCATCGTATCGCTAAGTCAGAAGGTAAGAGACTGTGGATGTCTGAAGCGGATGGTGGCGGCGGAACAGATCCGTTCGGCCGTTATCGTTTTGCACCTGATGATATGGAGCCTGCCCTAAATCTTTCCAACATGATCTCCACTCATCTAAAAGAAATGCAGCCAGCTGCCTGGATCTTCTGGCAAGCGGTCGAAAACTACCCGGAGAACATTCGGGGGGATCATACTTGGGGATTAATACATGCGAACTTTGAAGAAGAGGGCTCTCAAGGCTTAGCAGAGGAAGAATGGAGAACGAATAAAAAGTACTATGCTTTTGCGCAGTATTCTAAGTTCATTCGCCCCGGCTACCAGCAAATCGGAATTGACGGCTCAGATGCTGTTGCCTTCATCGATTGGCAGGATGAGAGACTCGTAATCGTGCAGACCAATGAGGGGACTTCCAGTGTAGAAAAAACTTTTGATCTATCGGACTTTAATGATGTTGGGGAAAAAGTACAAGTGTATAGAACCTCTGAAACAGAGGATTTAGTACAATTAGATGATATGATAATCGCTAACGAAAAGCTGACAACCATATTACCACGTGAATCAATAACGACTTTTGTCATTGATGGTATGCATTATACGCATCAGAAAAAGCAGAACGTTGCTTTGAATAAACCGGTGACAGCGACCAGTGAACAGAGTGGCAATGAAGTAGAGCATATGGTTGATGGCCAATGGGATACTCGGTGGTCCGCACAAGGTTACCCACAGTCTGCCGTCATCGATTTAGAACAATCGTATACCATCGACAAGGCTGAACTCGCACCCTATCAAAATAGAGCTTATCAATATCGGATAGAGGCGTCTACTGATGGAGAGCATTATACCACTATCGTAGACCGTACCTCTAATACAACTGGAGGACTTTTACTTACTGATGGATTTTCTCCCGTTGATGCTCGGTATATTAAATTGACCGTCACAGGGGCTCATCGATATACAGGAGACTGGGTGAGCATCCGTGATCTAAGACTTTATGAGTCGCAGCCTACGCAACCTACAATGTCTGAATTACACAATCAATTTAAGCAGTACAAAGCGTCGGAGAATGTTACAGGCCCACTAGTCCGTCAATTAGAAAATAAATTGGACCAAGCGCAACGTCATCTCAATAAAGGGCACAAGGACCAAGCCTTGAAACACCT